In a genomic window of Rhododendron vialii isolate Sample 1 chromosome 12a, ASM3025357v1:
- the LOC131310465 gene encoding transcription factor MYB16-like has protein sequence MGRPPCCEKVGLKKGPWTPQEDHKLLAYIEQYGPGSWSALPAEAGLQRCGKSCRLRWKNYLRPDIKRGKFSLQEEQTIIQLHALLGNRWSIIAAHLSKRTDNDIKNHWNTHLKKRLTKMGIDPVTHKQKSHALSPDQLKDAANLKHMAQWEGARLEAEARLIREPKLQVPNPFQTQLDSLGSAELVYEATTTGPLPPLPLQPICLDVLTAWKGSWLKAPKYNDFAVRTFAATSSSLDFLTSSLDFSKKGEACMIMKAGADLEIPTNDFQDPKERMDIELLQLQGLGCSTDDDFMATGNETILLPNFMEAGFGDMLFDNSNQLYPSITGGNSGIVAGTCCSNLEENKNYWNSIVNLVNCSPSGSPVF, from the exons atggGCAGGCCACCTTGCTGTGAGAAGGTGGGATTGAAGAAAGGGCCATGGACACCTCAAGAAGACCACAAGCTTTTGGCTTACATTGAACAATACGGTCCCGGAAGCTGGAGTGCTCTCCCCGCAGAAGCTG GCCTCCAGAGATGCGGAAAGAGTTGCAGATTGAGGTGGAAGAATTACCTCAGACCTGATATCAAGAGAGGCAAGTTCAGTTTGCAGGAAGAACAAACCATCATCCAACTCCACGCTCTTCTCGGAAACAG ATGGTCAATCATAGCAGCTCACTTATCGAAGAGAACCGATAACGACATCAAGAACCACTGGAACACACACCTCAAAAAGAGGTTAACCAAGATGGGAATTGATCCAGTGACTCACAAGCAGAAGAGCCATGCCCTCAGCCCTGACCAGTTGAAGGACGCCGCCAACCTCAAACACATGGCTCAGTGGGAGGGTGCACGACTTGAAGCCGAAGCCCGACTCATTCGGGAGCCCAAGCTACAAGTCCCCAACCCTTTTCAAACACAACTCGACTCCTTGGGTTCAGCTGAACTCGTTTACGAAGCGACAACTACTGGACCACTGCCGCCTCTGCCTCTTCAACCAATTTGTTTGGATGTTCTAACAGCTTGGAAGGGATCATGGCTAAAAGCACCAAAATATAATGACTTTGCGGTCCGTACCTTTGCGGCCACTAGCAGTTCTCTTGACTTTCTTACATCCTCATTAGACTTCTCAAAAAAAG GTGAAGCCTGCATGATTATGAAAGCAGGGGCTGACTTGGAAATTCCAACAAATGATTTTCAGGATCCAAAGGAAAGAATGGACATTGAACTATTGCAGCTTCAGGGCTTGGGATGTTCCACAGATGATGACTTCATGGCTACTGGAAATGAAACAATCCTGCTTCCAAATTTTATGGAAGCAGGGTTTGGTGATATGTTGTTCGACAATTCTAATCAACTATACCCGTCCATCACAGGCGGAAACTCAGGTATTGTCGCCGGAACTTGCTGCAGCAATCTCGAAGAGAACAAGAATTACTGGAACAGCATCGTGAATCTGGTGAACTGTTCGCCATCAGGTTCACCGGTGTTTTGA